The Anaerolineales bacterium genomic interval GCGTTGTTCGGGTTGTCCTCATTCTATCCTGCTCGTGCGGGATGAAAATCCCCCACGGCTTGCCCGGCTTTCTTCGTTTTATGGATATGGGGAAAGCGGGGCTTGCTGCGCAGTCCTTTGGTATTGCGATCCGGACTGCCGCGCGGTGTTCCATTCATGGAACAGGGAAAGGAGCATGTCGTGCAAGGGGCGCCATCCTCGAAGGTTCGACGGAGGTGCTCCCCGGCATGCCCGTCCGGCCGTCGACTGCGGCCGAATTTCACTGATCGACCGTCGGTTGATTATTTCTTCCGCGGCACGCGGGGAATCCAACGGGGCACGCGACGTTTGTTCTCCAAATAGTCTTGGCCGAAATCGGCTTCGAGTCTGCGTTCCTCGCTGCGGACGACGGTGAAGTGAATCGAGATCGAGAACAGAGCTGCCGCCGACAGCAGGGTCGGTGACCGCCGCGCCAGCGCAACCCCCAGCAGAACCAGCGCCCCGCCCAGATAGATCGGATTCCTGACCCAGCGGTAGATCCCGAAAACGACCAAGCGCTTGGTCGGGTCGGCGGGAGCGCCGGTCGCGCCGCCCCAAGCCAGAAACGCGGTTTCCGCCAAAGCCAGCAGGATTATGCCCGTCAACACAATGCCCCATGAAATCCAGCCTGAGACGGCCGGCAGACGAAAGGACAGGCGGGTATCGAGCCAGAAGCAAAAACCGACGGCAAGCAGAATGCCGAAAACGGCGGTTGCGTTTACAGGGAATCGTTTCATCGCTGAAACGCCAGCGAGGCGGGAAGGCTACGCTGCAGGGGCGGCGTTCCCCTGCAATCCGAGCTCGGCGGCGATGGGGCGCATGGCTTGGATGACGTTCTCGACGTGCTCCCAAAGTTCCACGCCGAATTCGGCGGTCCCGCGCTCGATCTCCTCGCGGTTGGCTCCGGCGGCGAAGGCCCGGTCCTTCCATTTTTTCTTCACCGATTTGGCGGTTAAGTCCAGGAGCGAGCGCGAGGGCCGGACCAGGGCCACGGCGGTGATCAGGCCGGTCAATTCGTCGCAGGCGAAAAGCGCTCTTTCCATGCGGTTCTCCCGCGCCACGCCGGTGTGGTCAGCGTGGGAAAGCACGGCGTGGATGATTTCCTCCGGTACGCCCCGCTGGCGCAGGATCGGCGCCCCCGCCATGGGGTGGCGTTCCAGGTCCGGATGGATCTCCCAATCGAAATCGTGCAGCAATCCGGCGGCCCCCCATAATTCTTCGTCTTCGCCGAATTTCCTCGCATAAAACCGCATCGCTGCCTCGACGGCCAGCATGTGGCGAAAGAGATTTTCGTTTTTGATAAATTCGCGCACGATGGAGAGGGCTTCGGAGCGGTTCATTGGGAATTGACCTTTCTGTCCGGATTTCCAGCCGGTGTTCCCTGCCTCACCCTCCGTCCCCATCTTCCGGCGACTGCCCTCGCGCCGGCCCTCGCGAAGCGGGGGAAGCGGGGGCAGCGGGGGTATGCAGGGAAAGGGGGGAGTCAGGAATGAGGGGCTCAAGCGGCCCGAGGACGGGCTGGGGGTGCGTGACCTGCGCATCTACGATCGCCGCGGCGCAGGCCGCCCATTCGCGCAGGTTCCACAGCAGGAGCGACGTGGTCCGGTACTCGTACCGATCGGCCGCAACGCCGACGGCGTCGATTCCCAGGTTGTCGCAGAGGTATAGCGCCCGGGGCAGGTGGAAATCCTGGGAGACGAGGATCGCCTGCCGGACGTTGAAGACGAACCGGGCCCGGTAACAGCTGTCGTAGGTGCGCCGGCCCGCAAAATCCCGGACCAGATCGGCTTCCGGCACGCCGAGCGAGATGGCGTATTGGCGCATCGCCTCGGGTTCGTTGTATTCCGGGAAGCGGTTGTCGCCGGTCAGGAGGAGTTTGCCGACCTTACCGGATTTATACAAATCGACCGCCGCGGCCACCCGGTCGGCCAGGACCGGCAACGGAGTCCCGTCGCGGTACAGGCCGGCGCCGAAGACGATCGCCACCGGAGCGGAGGGTGCGTCCTGCGGACTCCGGAAGATCCGCGGTTGAGTTTTCAACCGGATATAGATCCACGGCAAGCCGGCAAGGGTTGCT includes:
- a CDS encoding isoprenylcysteine carboxylmethyltransferase family protein, whose amino-acid sequence is MKRFPVNATAVFGILLAVGFCFWLDTRLSFRLPAVSGWISWGIVLTGIILLALAETAFLAWGGATGAPADPTKRLVVFGIYRWVRNPIYLGGALVLLGVALARRSPTLLSAAALFSISIHFTVVRSEERRLEADFGQDYLENKRRVPRWIPRVPRKK
- a CDS encoding HDIG domain-containing protein: MNRSEALSIVREFIKNENLFRHMLAVEAAMRFYARKFGEDEELWGAAGLLHDFDWEIHPDLERHPMAGAPILRQRGVPEEIIHAVLSHADHTGVARENRMERALFACDELTGLITAVALVRPSRSLLDLTAKSVKKKWKDRAFAAGANREEIERGTAEFGVELWEHVENVIQAMRPIAAELGLQGNAAPAA
- a CDS encoding YdcF family protein encodes the protein MKKIRLSGPWLFFLLGGATLAGLPWIYIRLKTQPRIFRSPQDAPSAPVAIVFGAGLYRDGTPLPVLADRVAAAVDLYKSGKVGKLLLTGDNRFPEYNEPEAMRQYAISLGVPEADLVRDFAGRRTYDSCYRARFVFNVRQAILVSQDFHLPRALYLCDNLGIDAVGVAADRYEYRTTSLLLWNLREWAACAAAIVDAQVTHPQPVLGPLEPLIPDSPLSLHTPAAPASPASRGPARGQSPEDGDGG